From Camelus bactrianus isolate YW-2024 breed Bactrian camel chromosome 16, ASM4877302v1, whole genome shotgun sequence, the proteins below share one genomic window:
- the EPN3 gene encoding epsin-3 isoform X1 — MTTSALRRQVKNIVHNYSEAEIKVREATSNDPWGPPSSLMSEIADLTFNTVAFAEVMGMLWRRLNDSGKNWRHVYKALTLLDYLLKTGSERVAHQCRENLYTIQTLKDFQYIDRDGKDQGVNVREKVKQVMALLKDEERLRQERTHALKTKERMALEGTGIGSGQLGFSRRHGDDYSRSRGSPSSYNSSSSSPRYTSDLEQARPQTSGEEELQLQLALAMSREEAEKPVPPASHRDEDLQLQLALRLSRQEQEKEVRSWRGDDSPVANGAGAGVHRRQDREPEREEKQEEEKLKTSQSSILDLTDIFAPAPALPSTHCSADPWDIPGLRPNTEPSGSSWGPSADPWSPVPSRSILSHSQPWNLPPMLSSSEPWGRTPVLPAGPPTTDSWAQNSPHHKPPNTGADPWGASVETSNTPVLGGTSTFDPFAKPPVPKETKEGLECAQALPSGKPSSPVERDLFGDAIPSSKQNGTKEPDAFDLGVLGEALTQPSKDTRACRTPESFLGPSASSLVNLDSLVKAPQVAKTRNPFLTGLSAPSPTNPFGGGEQGRPTLNQMRTGSPALGLAAGGPVGAPFGSMTYSASLPLPLSSVPAGVTLPASVSVFPQARAFTPPPPGSLQQPLLPTSGSAGPLQPPPQAGTNPFL, encoded by the exons ATGACGACCTCAGCACTGCGGCGGCAGGTGAAGAACATTGTGCACAACTACTCTGAGGCGGAGATTAAGGTGCGAGAGGCCACCAGCAACGACCCGTGGGGTCCACCCAGCTCGCTCATGTCGGAGATTGCCGATCTGACCTTCAACACGGTGGCCTTTGCCGAGGTCATGGGCATGCTGTGGCGGCGGCTCAACGACAGTGGCAAGAACTGGCGGCACGTGTACAAGGCGCTGACGCTGCTGGACTACCTGCTGAAGACGGGCTCCGAGCGGGTGGCCCACCAGTGCCGGGAGAACCTCTACACCATCCAGACACTCAAGGACTTCCAGTACATCGACCGTGACGGCAAGGACCAGGGCGTCAATGTGCGCGAGAAGGTCAAGCAGGTGATGGCCCTGCTCAAGGACGAGGAGCGCCTCCGGCAGGAGCGGACCCATGCCCTCAAGACCAAGGAGCGCATGGCACTGGAGGGTACAGGCATCGGCAGCGGGCAGCTGGGCTTCAGCCGCCGCCATGGCGATGACTACAGCCGCTCTCGCGGTTCCCCATCCTCCTACAACT CCTCCTCCTCATCCCCCCGCTACACCTCTGACCTGGAGCAGGCCAGGCCCCAGACATCAGGAGAAGAGGAGCTGCAGCTGCAGCTGGCCTTGGCCATGAGCCGCGAGGAGGCTGAGAAG CCCGTCCCCCCAGCCTCCCACAGGGACGAGGACCTGCAGCTGCAGCTGGCTCTGCGCCTGAGCCGGCAGGAGCAGGAGAAG GAGGTGAGGTCCTGGCGAGGAGACGACTCCCCTGTGGCCAAtggtgctggggctggggtccaCCGTCGGCAGGACAGAGAgcctgaaagagaagagaaacaggaggaggagaagctAAAAACCAGCCAG TCCTCCATCCTGGACTTGACGGACATCTTCgcaccagccccagccctgccctccacacACTGCTCTGCTGACCCATGGGACATCCCAG GTCTCAGGCCCAACACAGAGCCCAGTGGCTCATCCTGGGGGCCTTCTGCAGACCCCTGGTCTCCAGTCCCCTCGAGAAGCATCCTGTCCCACAGCCAGCCCTGGAACTTGCCCCCTATGCTCTCCTCCTCTGAGCCCTGGGGCCGGACCCCTGTGCTTCCTGCTGGACCACCCACCACAGACTCCTGGGCACAGAACTCCCCCCACCACAAACCCCCCAACACTGGGGCCGACCCTTGGGGGGCCTCAGTGGAGACCTCCAACACACCTG TGCTAGGTGGTACCTCGACCTTTGACCCATTTGCCAAACCTCCAGTACCCAAAGAGACCAAGGAGGGGCTGGAgtgtgcccaagccctgccctctgggaagCCCAGCAGTCCTGTGG AGCGGGACCTATTTGGAGACGCAATCCCCAGTTCCAAGCAAAATGGCACAAAGGAGCCAGATGCCTTCGACCTGGGTGTACTGGGGGAAGCACTAACCCAGCCCAGCAAGGACACCCGAGCATGCCGGACTCCTGAGTCTTTCCTGGGCCCCTCGGCCTCCTCCTTGGTCAACCTTGACTCATTAGTCAAGGCGCCCCAGGTTGCAAAGACTCGGAACCCCTTCCTAACAG GTCTCAGCGCTCCATCCCCCACCAACCCGTTCGGCGGGGGCGAGCAGGGCAGGCCGACCCTGAACCAGATGCGCACCGGGTCTCCAGCGCTGGGCCTGGCGGCCGGCGGGCCGGTCGGAGCGCCCTTCGGTTCCATGACCTACAGCGCCTCCTTGCCACTCCCGCTCAGCAGCGTGCCGGCCGGCGTGACTCTCCCCGCCTCGGTCAGCGTCTTCCCACAAGCCCGCGCCTTCACGCCGCCGCCCCCAGGGAGCTTGCAGCAGCCGCTGCTGCCCACGTCCGGCTCCGCGGGGCCGCTCCAGCCGCCCCCGCAGGCCGGCACCAACCCCTTTCTTTGA
- the SPATA20 gene encoding spermatogenesis-associated protein 20 isoform X1, with translation MLGARAWRFRGLLLPRAGPGLAASCRGSSSRDKDRSVTVGSSVPMPAGGKASRTNCSQSTPQKVPNHLINEKSPYLLQHAYNPVDWYPWGQEAFDKARKENKPIFLSVGYSTCHWCHMMEEESFQNEEIGRLLNEDFVSVKVDREERPDVDKVYMTFVQATSSGGGWPMSVWLTPNLQPFVGGTYFPPEDGLTRVGFRTVLMRIRDQWKQNKSTLLENSQRVTTALLARSEISMGDRQLPPSAATMNSRCFQQLDEGYDEEYGGFAEAPKFPTPVILSFLFSYWLSHRLTQDGSRAQQMALHTLKMMANGGIRDHVGQGFHRYSTDRQWHVPHFEKMLYDQAQLPVAYSQAYQISGDEFYSDVAKGILQYVTRNLSHRSGGFCSAEDADSPPERGMRPKEGAFYVWTVKEVQQLLPEPVPGATEPLTSGQLLTKHYGLTEAGNISPSQDPKGELQGQNVLTVRYSLELTAARFGLDVEAVRTLLNAGLEKLFQARKHRPKPHLDSKMLAAWNGLMVSGYAVTGAVLGQERLINYAINGAKFLKRHMFDVASGRLKRTCYAGSGGTVEHSNPPCWGFLEDYAFVVRGLLDLYEASQESAWLEWALRLQDTQDRLFWDSRGGGYFCSEAELGAGLPLRLKDDQDGAEPSANSVSAHNLLRLHGFTGHKDWMDKCVCLLTAFSERMRRVPVALPEMVRALSAHQQTLKQIVICGDPQAKDTKALLQCVHSIYIPNKVLILANGDPSSFLSRQLPFLSTLRRLEDRATAYVCENQACSMPITEPCELRKLLHQ, from the exons ATGCTGGGCGCGCGGGCCTGGCGGTTCCGCGGTCTCCTGCTGCCCCGCGCCGGGCCCGGCCTCGCCGCGAGCTGCAG GGGGAGCTCCTCCCGGGACAAAGACCGAAGTGTGACAGTCGGTAGTTCAGTGCCCATGCCTGCTGGAGGGAAGGCAAGCCGGACTAACTGCTCTCAGTCCACACCTCAGAAGGTCCCCAACCACCTGATCAATGAGAAGTCACCGTACCTCCTGCAACATGCCTACAACCCTGTGGACTG GTACCCCTGGGGACAGGAAGCCTTCGACAAGGCCAGGAAAGAAAACAAGCCAATTTTCCTTTCAG TGGGGTACTCCACCTGCCACTGGTGCCACATGATGGAGGAGGAGTCCTTCCAGAACGAGGAGATTGGCCGCCTGCTCAATGAGGACTTCGTCAGCGTGAAGGTGgaccgggaggagcggccggatGTGGACAAGGTGTATATGACCTTTGTGCAG GCCACCAGCAGTGGTGGGGGCTGGCCCATGAGTGTGTGGCTGACTCCCAATCTACAGCCCTTTGTGGGGGGCACCTATTTCCCCCCTGAGGATGGCTTGACCCGAGTTGGCTTTCGCACGGTGTTGATGAGGATACGGGACCAG TGGAAGCAGAACAAGAGTACCCTGCTAGAAAACAGCCAGCGTGTCACCACAGCTCTGCTGGCCCGGTCGGAGATCAGCATGGGGGACCGCCAGCTGCCACCCTCTGCTGCCACCATGAATAGCCGCTGCTTCCAGCAGCTGGACGAGGGCTATGACGAGGAGTATGGTGGCTTCGCTGAGGCCCCCAAGTTTCCCACGCCGG TGATTCTCAGCTTCCTGTTCTCCTACTGGCTCAGCCATCGGCTCACCCAGGATGGCTCTCGggcccagcagatggccttgcacACCCTGAAGATGATGGCCAATGGGGGCATCCGAGACCACGTGGGGCAG GGCTTCCACCGCTACTCCACAGACCGCCAGTGGCACGTCCCCCACTTTGAGAAGATGCTGTATGACCAGGCGCAGCTCCCAGTGGCCTATTCACAGGCCTATCAG ATCTCTGGGGATGAGTTCTACTCTGATGTTGCCAAAGGCATTCTGCAGTACGTGACACGGAACCTGAGTCACCGG tcTGGAGGCTTCTGTAGTGCTGAGGACGCGGACTCGCCCCCCGAGCGGGGCATGAGGCCCAAAGAGGGCGCCTTCTACGTGTGGACGGTCAAAGAGGTCCAGCAGCTCCTTCCTGAGCCCGTGCCGGGCGCCACGGAGCCGCTGACCTCAGGCCAGCTGCTCACGAAGCACTATGGGCTCACGGAAGCTGGCAACATCAGCCCCAGCCAG GACCCCAAGGGGGAGCTGCAGGGCCAGAATGTGCTGACCGTCCGGTATTCTCTGGAGCTGACTGCTGCCCGCTTTGGCCTGGACGTGGAGGCCGTGCGGACTTTACTCAATGCAGGCCTCGAGAAGCTCTTCCAGGCCCGGAAACATCGGCCAAAGCCGCACCTGGACAGCAAGATGCTGGCCGCCTGGAACG GACTAATGGTGTCTGGCTATGCCGTGACTGGGGCTGTTCTGGGCCAGGAGAGGCTGATTAACTATGCCATCAATGGTGCCAAGTTCCTAAAGCGGCACATGTTTGATGTGGCCAGCGGCCGGCTGAAGAGAACCTGCTATGCAGGGTCCGGGGGGACCGTGGAACACAG CAACCCGCCATgctggggcttcctggaggactaCGCCTTTGTGGTTCGGGGCCTGCTGGACTTGTACGAGGCCTCCCAGGAGAGCGCGTGGCTCGAGTGGGCTTTGCGGCTGCAGGACACACAGGACAGGCTCTTCTGGGACTCCCGGGGTGGCGGCTACTTCTGCAGTGAGGCCGAGCTGGGGGCTGGCCTGCCCCTGCGTCTCAAGGACG ACCAGGATGGCGCAGAGCCTAGTGCTAACTCTGTGTCAGCCCACAACCTGCTTCGGCTGCACGGCTTCACCGGCCACAAGGACTGGATGGACAAGTGTGTGTGCCTACTGACTGCCTTCTCCGAGCGCATGCGCCGTGTCCCGGTGGCATTACCCGAGATGGTCCGCGCCCTCTCAGCCCACCAGCAGACCCTCAAGCAG ATTGTGATCTGTGGAGACCCCCAGGCCAAGGACACCAAGGCTCTGTTGCAGTGTGTCCACTCCATCTACATCCCTAACAAG GTGCTGATTCTGGCCAATGGGGACCCCTCGAGCTTCCTGTCCCGCCAGCTGCCCTTCCTGAGTACCCTGCGACGGCTAGAGGACCGAGCCACTGCCTACGTGTGTGAGAATCAGGCCTGCTCGATGCCCATCACCGAGCCCTGTGAACTACGGAAACTGCTACATCAGTGA
- the EPN3 gene encoding epsin-3 isoform X2 → MTTSALRRQVKNIVHNYSEAEIKVREATSNDPWGPPSSLMSEIADLTFNTVAFAEVMGMLWRRLNDSGKNWRHVYKALTLLDYLLKTGSERVAHQCRENLYTIQTLKDFQYIDRDGKDQGVNVREKVKQVMALLKDEERLRQERTHALKTKERMALEGTGIGSGQLGFSRRHGDDYSRSRGSPSSYNSSSSSPRYTSDLEQARPQTSGEEELQLQLALAMSREEAEKEVRSWRGDDSPVANGAGAGVHRRQDREPEREEKQEEEKLKTSQSSILDLTDIFAPAPALPSTHCSADPWDIPGLRPNTEPSGSSWGPSADPWSPVPSRSILSHSQPWNLPPMLSSSEPWGRTPVLPAGPPTTDSWAQNSPHHKPPNTGADPWGASVETSNTPVLGGTSTFDPFAKPPVPKETKEGLECAQALPSGKPSSPVERDLFGDAIPSSKQNGTKEPDAFDLGVLGEALTQPSKDTRACRTPESFLGPSASSLVNLDSLVKAPQVAKTRNPFLTGLSAPSPTNPFGGGEQGRPTLNQMRTGSPALGLAAGGPVGAPFGSMTYSASLPLPLSSVPAGVTLPASVSVFPQARAFTPPPPGSLQQPLLPTSGSAGPLQPPPQAGTNPFL, encoded by the exons ATGACGACCTCAGCACTGCGGCGGCAGGTGAAGAACATTGTGCACAACTACTCTGAGGCGGAGATTAAGGTGCGAGAGGCCACCAGCAACGACCCGTGGGGTCCACCCAGCTCGCTCATGTCGGAGATTGCCGATCTGACCTTCAACACGGTGGCCTTTGCCGAGGTCATGGGCATGCTGTGGCGGCGGCTCAACGACAGTGGCAAGAACTGGCGGCACGTGTACAAGGCGCTGACGCTGCTGGACTACCTGCTGAAGACGGGCTCCGAGCGGGTGGCCCACCAGTGCCGGGAGAACCTCTACACCATCCAGACACTCAAGGACTTCCAGTACATCGACCGTGACGGCAAGGACCAGGGCGTCAATGTGCGCGAGAAGGTCAAGCAGGTGATGGCCCTGCTCAAGGACGAGGAGCGCCTCCGGCAGGAGCGGACCCATGCCCTCAAGACCAAGGAGCGCATGGCACTGGAGGGTACAGGCATCGGCAGCGGGCAGCTGGGCTTCAGCCGCCGCCATGGCGATGACTACAGCCGCTCTCGCGGTTCCCCATCCTCCTACAACT CCTCCTCCTCATCCCCCCGCTACACCTCTGACCTGGAGCAGGCCAGGCCCCAGACATCAGGAGAAGAGGAGCTGCAGCTGCAGCTGGCCTTGGCCATGAGCCGCGAGGAGGCTGAGAAG GAGGTGAGGTCCTGGCGAGGAGACGACTCCCCTGTGGCCAAtggtgctggggctggggtccaCCGTCGGCAGGACAGAGAgcctgaaagagaagagaaacaggaggaggagaagctAAAAACCAGCCAG TCCTCCATCCTGGACTTGACGGACATCTTCgcaccagccccagccctgccctccacacACTGCTCTGCTGACCCATGGGACATCCCAG GTCTCAGGCCCAACACAGAGCCCAGTGGCTCATCCTGGGGGCCTTCTGCAGACCCCTGGTCTCCAGTCCCCTCGAGAAGCATCCTGTCCCACAGCCAGCCCTGGAACTTGCCCCCTATGCTCTCCTCCTCTGAGCCCTGGGGCCGGACCCCTGTGCTTCCTGCTGGACCACCCACCACAGACTCCTGGGCACAGAACTCCCCCCACCACAAACCCCCCAACACTGGGGCCGACCCTTGGGGGGCCTCAGTGGAGACCTCCAACACACCTG TGCTAGGTGGTACCTCGACCTTTGACCCATTTGCCAAACCTCCAGTACCCAAAGAGACCAAGGAGGGGCTGGAgtgtgcccaagccctgccctctgggaagCCCAGCAGTCCTGTGG AGCGGGACCTATTTGGAGACGCAATCCCCAGTTCCAAGCAAAATGGCACAAAGGAGCCAGATGCCTTCGACCTGGGTGTACTGGGGGAAGCACTAACCCAGCCCAGCAAGGACACCCGAGCATGCCGGACTCCTGAGTCTTTCCTGGGCCCCTCGGCCTCCTCCTTGGTCAACCTTGACTCATTAGTCAAGGCGCCCCAGGTTGCAAAGACTCGGAACCCCTTCCTAACAG GTCTCAGCGCTCCATCCCCCACCAACCCGTTCGGCGGGGGCGAGCAGGGCAGGCCGACCCTGAACCAGATGCGCACCGGGTCTCCAGCGCTGGGCCTGGCGGCCGGCGGGCCGGTCGGAGCGCCCTTCGGTTCCATGACCTACAGCGCCTCCTTGCCACTCCCGCTCAGCAGCGTGCCGGCCGGCGTGACTCTCCCCGCCTCGGTCAGCGTCTTCCCACAAGCCCGCGCCTTCACGCCGCCGCCCCCAGGGAGCTTGCAGCAGCCGCTGCTGCCCACGTCCGGCTCCGCGGGGCCGCTCCAGCCGCCCCCGCAGGCCGGCACCAACCCCTTTCTTTGA
- the SPATA20 gene encoding spermatogenesis-associated protein 20 isoform X2: MLGARAWRFRGLLLPRAGPGLAASCRGSSSRDKDRSVTVGSSVPMPAGGKASRTNCSQSTPQKVPNHLINEKSPYLLQHAYNPVDWYPWGQEAFDKARKENKPIFLSVGYSTCHWCHMMEEESFQNEEIGRLLNEDFVSVKVDREERPDVDKVYMTFVQATSSGGGWPMSVWLTPNLQPFVGGTYFPPEDGLTRVGFRTVLMRIRDQWKQNKSTLLENSQRVTTALLARSEISMGDRQLPPSAATMNSRCFQQLDEGYDEEYGGFAEAPKFPTPVILSFLFSYWLSHRLTQDGSRAQQMALHTLKMMANGGIRDHVGQGFHRYSTDRQWHVPHFEKMLYDQAQLPVAYSQAYQISGDEFYSDVAKGILQYVTRNLSHRSGGFCSAEDADSPPERGMRPKEGAFYVWTVKEVQQLLPEPVPGATEPLTSGQLLTKHYGLTEAGNISPSQDPKGELQGQNVLTVRYSLELTAARFGLDVEAVRTLLNAGLEKLFQARKHRPKPHLDSKMLAAWNGLMVSGYAVTGAVLGQERLINYAINGAKFLKRHMFDVASGRLKRTCYAGSGGTVEHSNPPCWGFLEDYAFVVRGLLDLYEASQESAWLEWALRLQDTQDRLFWDSRGGGYFCSEAELGAGLPLRLKDDQDGAEPSANSVSAHNLLRLHGFTGHKDWMDKCVCLLTAFSERMRRVPVALPEMVRALSAHQQTLKQVLILANGDPSSFLSRQLPFLSTLRRLEDRATAYVCENQACSMPITEPCELRKLLHQ; the protein is encoded by the exons ATGCTGGGCGCGCGGGCCTGGCGGTTCCGCGGTCTCCTGCTGCCCCGCGCCGGGCCCGGCCTCGCCGCGAGCTGCAG GGGGAGCTCCTCCCGGGACAAAGACCGAAGTGTGACAGTCGGTAGTTCAGTGCCCATGCCTGCTGGAGGGAAGGCAAGCCGGACTAACTGCTCTCAGTCCACACCTCAGAAGGTCCCCAACCACCTGATCAATGAGAAGTCACCGTACCTCCTGCAACATGCCTACAACCCTGTGGACTG GTACCCCTGGGGACAGGAAGCCTTCGACAAGGCCAGGAAAGAAAACAAGCCAATTTTCCTTTCAG TGGGGTACTCCACCTGCCACTGGTGCCACATGATGGAGGAGGAGTCCTTCCAGAACGAGGAGATTGGCCGCCTGCTCAATGAGGACTTCGTCAGCGTGAAGGTGgaccgggaggagcggccggatGTGGACAAGGTGTATATGACCTTTGTGCAG GCCACCAGCAGTGGTGGGGGCTGGCCCATGAGTGTGTGGCTGACTCCCAATCTACAGCCCTTTGTGGGGGGCACCTATTTCCCCCCTGAGGATGGCTTGACCCGAGTTGGCTTTCGCACGGTGTTGATGAGGATACGGGACCAG TGGAAGCAGAACAAGAGTACCCTGCTAGAAAACAGCCAGCGTGTCACCACAGCTCTGCTGGCCCGGTCGGAGATCAGCATGGGGGACCGCCAGCTGCCACCCTCTGCTGCCACCATGAATAGCCGCTGCTTCCAGCAGCTGGACGAGGGCTATGACGAGGAGTATGGTGGCTTCGCTGAGGCCCCCAAGTTTCCCACGCCGG TGATTCTCAGCTTCCTGTTCTCCTACTGGCTCAGCCATCGGCTCACCCAGGATGGCTCTCGggcccagcagatggccttgcacACCCTGAAGATGATGGCCAATGGGGGCATCCGAGACCACGTGGGGCAG GGCTTCCACCGCTACTCCACAGACCGCCAGTGGCACGTCCCCCACTTTGAGAAGATGCTGTATGACCAGGCGCAGCTCCCAGTGGCCTATTCACAGGCCTATCAG ATCTCTGGGGATGAGTTCTACTCTGATGTTGCCAAAGGCATTCTGCAGTACGTGACACGGAACCTGAGTCACCGG tcTGGAGGCTTCTGTAGTGCTGAGGACGCGGACTCGCCCCCCGAGCGGGGCATGAGGCCCAAAGAGGGCGCCTTCTACGTGTGGACGGTCAAAGAGGTCCAGCAGCTCCTTCCTGAGCCCGTGCCGGGCGCCACGGAGCCGCTGACCTCAGGCCAGCTGCTCACGAAGCACTATGGGCTCACGGAAGCTGGCAACATCAGCCCCAGCCAG GACCCCAAGGGGGAGCTGCAGGGCCAGAATGTGCTGACCGTCCGGTATTCTCTGGAGCTGACTGCTGCCCGCTTTGGCCTGGACGTGGAGGCCGTGCGGACTTTACTCAATGCAGGCCTCGAGAAGCTCTTCCAGGCCCGGAAACATCGGCCAAAGCCGCACCTGGACAGCAAGATGCTGGCCGCCTGGAACG GACTAATGGTGTCTGGCTATGCCGTGACTGGGGCTGTTCTGGGCCAGGAGAGGCTGATTAACTATGCCATCAATGGTGCCAAGTTCCTAAAGCGGCACATGTTTGATGTGGCCAGCGGCCGGCTGAAGAGAACCTGCTATGCAGGGTCCGGGGGGACCGTGGAACACAG CAACCCGCCATgctggggcttcctggaggactaCGCCTTTGTGGTTCGGGGCCTGCTGGACTTGTACGAGGCCTCCCAGGAGAGCGCGTGGCTCGAGTGGGCTTTGCGGCTGCAGGACACACAGGACAGGCTCTTCTGGGACTCCCGGGGTGGCGGCTACTTCTGCAGTGAGGCCGAGCTGGGGGCTGGCCTGCCCCTGCGTCTCAAGGACG ACCAGGATGGCGCAGAGCCTAGTGCTAACTCTGTGTCAGCCCACAACCTGCTTCGGCTGCACGGCTTCACCGGCCACAAGGACTGGATGGACAAGTGTGTGTGCCTACTGACTGCCTTCTCCGAGCGCATGCGCCGTGTCCCGGTGGCATTACCCGAGATGGTCCGCGCCCTCTCAGCCCACCAGCAGACCCTCAAGCAG GTGCTGATTCTGGCCAATGGGGACCCCTCGAGCTTCCTGTCCCGCCAGCTGCCCTTCCTGAGTACCCTGCGACGGCTAGAGGACCGAGCCACTGCCTACGTGTGTGAGAATCAGGCCTGCTCGATGCCCATCACCGAGCCCTGTGAACTACGGAAACTGCTACATCAGTGA